From the genome of Phlebotomus papatasi isolate M1 chromosome 2, Ppap_2.1, whole genome shotgun sequence:
aaaactcggatgccgcgaccgatttaactccgatacatccacttaaaatataatttatatttttatttctgtaattaattactgaagtatcatattataactattctactttaagaaaaaccaaaaattatatttttatcggtttaataagtgggtaaaagaaatattttttaagctcgggtcagctgggttgtgtactaaaaatttaatttctgagaaaattttgctgttgacagctcgtcgctggaaaaagtttagtgttttttctatataataaaacattatttgcaatcaaaattattaataaaagttagtgtagttattgatctacaaggtgagtaagagtttattgataatatattaataattcatacagaaataagtgatttttgtgaatgtttacatttcgatgcatgtcggatgcggtgaaagtcaatgttttggttcagaatttgcattgttcaggactctttttctgtttcagatgccaaagggaacaaaagaaaagacctataaggacaagcccgactctaaggaaggtattaggaatgccttgcagtgtgtacgagatggttctaccatagcatatgcatccaaaacatttaatgtcccaagaacaacactgcacaacaaattgtctggcagatacccggaagagtgccccaatggcagaccaacaattctttcaaaagaacaggaaaaagaacttgtcaaatggatcctgggatgtgcggatggctggcatctcatcgggaaggaacaagttccggacagcgttaaactcatctgtgaggtctacaaaattcccaaccattttacagctggaagacccggagacgtttggttcaggaatcttcttaagcgtcatccagagctcagcatgcgcaagccaaaatccttctcattggaaagagctactgtcactgctgaagacctcacggaatggtttcttggatatttcacagaacacaaccttctgagcatttcaccagaccgtgtttttaattgcgacgaaagtgccttctttttgacaccggaagatggaaatgtcctgtccaggagaggttcacgtgtagttccatctcttaaaaattcaggaccgaagcaatgtatcacagtactcttcatggtgtcagctactggcgaacttgctcctccaatggctgttcataaaactgacattactccaaaaattgccattcacaacgcagaaggatggaaaatgggaacgtcaccacagagtggctggatggatgggccacttttctatgctggtctttatttcccgaaaattgttttccaacattcagaggagtccattatcaataaccagcacgatcaggccaccgacaataatccttcaaatgatccagtcatccctggaaaccaactctctgcaacttctgagactctcgATCCTCCTGaaactcaaccgatcttcgacacactaaaacaatgctatttctggccaggagatattccaaaacgtcgtcagaagaagagggtcaaagccagcaatgtcaaacaccagtatattgtatcttccgaggaaattatcgcggaacaggaggaaaaattgaggcaggatttacaaaaaaagaaagaaattgctgaacggaagttgaccagagagaggaacaaaaaaataagggcagaagaaaaggagataaaactaaaggagaaacacatggtaaaggaaaaggctcaaatgccaattgaagctgaaaagaaaaaacgtggaaggaagtcagccaagaaaaccgaggaaaaatcaaagaattgagtgcaatcttaaaataaataaaaatatatataattaaataataaattaatgaaatgaattgatggaataaaactctaaaaaatgtttttgaaataatatcttctcatttttatgcattaaacttttccttaaaatgagcatccgagtttgatcgaattcaacggagttacataaaagcgtcgcagtaacattcttgcgcatatattaatattatcgtaatttattaattttcatcaatattattgctaaaattctatttctattatgattctaaattaaacaaagaataattctattgatttggaatggcgaaaaaaatatttcatcagtccaaaaacaagcattaaagtcgcactcaatgaaaagtatccggattacctctctttactataattGCTCAATTTTGACTTAGAGTGCAAATAGTGTAAATTCAATTCTTAAGTATTTTAAGTCTAGTAAACCAAGTTATTTTTATTAGCCAGGTACTTGGAAtaacttcactgagaaaaaagtgggtgcgattaactttttttcctcataaaattaacactttttaggtgtaaaaatatatcaacattttttaatgttaaatttacacattttgagggtaaaatcaacatgaaaaaagggtaactttaacccccaatacacctaaaaagggtaatagttacaccgatttcggatctatactgcagggtaaaattaacattcccggaatattacactatgcaacaaattcacaactttttttgctaacggagatctcacatggtacgtttgatagagtcaagtcccctgattaagaatctgaccttggttttgctccatcacgtaacaatgtttttttgttaatacttttatatttttcctgctttgccttacattatccgttatatctcaggttctagtgaacagaacttaaaaagtgtaggtccgttagaaagctcattagctgtgctttaattttaatgattacaaaaaactttgtaaaaccactctttcaaggtgtaaaattgaagtttctctaagaattaccaaaaaatggtcttaaagtgaggttttaaaaatttgtataaaaataaatctcatatcgctccttggaaattacaagaggtcaaatcacttttttgcgattttgagattctaagtgagtttaataaataaagacaatttaataaattttcagaggatctaagtcattaaatttcgttattagaatagtttttcaaaattttaggcTTTTtcattacttgcataattttgtttgaagtaaacgggcacaaaatatattcatcattcaaatttttgtgaaacaggggactaacttaAGCAAGTTgttcccttgtcattctaatttaggcaaaatttgcacatcatttagaatgacaaggagctaactcattataaaacatattttgaaaggtaaaaatataaaagtctcgatgtttatattagtgctcgctcatacaaatagaaaagaaataaattgtttttgttcagtcattaaattgagatacttatttacacaaagttgaatctttcatgctgtctcctaaaaaatggccgaaaattagttggccccttgtaatttccaaggagcgacatGTACGTAGGGTATGTGTACcatatttcggcatagttgcatgcaagcgtcaaagtctcaagtttgaaatgtaatattttaaattcaaattgatttttttattctttcttttgtaagagtgttgctttgaaccttgtaaagagtttaccgtctttatttactctaaaacattcttaatacattttaaaatgaataaaaatgtagactcagctttggtgctctatttcggccaccttcattatcatagttccttgccattcggaaattcttctaatatctttttcacgtcatctcgtttgtcgaagctacattttttgttattcttttgcattgtataatctccagagtacgtaaaatctaaaagttcatggaaattcgaggaacaaaaaaggtggccgaaattgcaagctggccggaatttggtacacttaccctatgtgttCGACTTTCAGCACTGTCCAACTTTTAGCAAATGACCATACTTGGGCTAGGGAAAAAACATTGCCATTAAAAGGTGACGTTCTTGGATAGTCCATTAATGCAGTGGCAAATAATTGCAAATCGAGAATTATTCGTAATTAACGAGCAAATTTAGACACGAATTATAAAAATTGCcctatttttcaaggtcaacggTTAATCAcctctagagagcatatttctaaTCCAATTTGAGCAAAGGTGgactcatttgaaaggtcttgaaattcttgaCAAATCTGAACTATTCTGAAAGCGTATTTTTTCATCGAAACAATTGCAAAATTAATTCCAAAAGAGATTTTAGTATcaaagtcatgagttcgagcatttcgcaaagctgaaACACTTTGCTagttctttaagaaaaaagccccattcaaaatttttacctttttaTTGAGCTGCACAGTGCATTCACAGTTCGCTATtaaatactctgaaaaaaaaacccaagaaTGTTAGAGGAAGAAGAGGAGAAAGAGAgaagtatatatatatttaattgtGGTTGAAGTAGAGATTTATACTTTCATATCtttcgaatatttttttgttattgtggAGCAATTCTTTCTTACTCTGGGAAGAGGTCATATGAGAAGAGAGGAATAACTCAGTTTTGTTGAGCCGAATAATTTGAAGCAAATATTTTGCTAAGTCCCTCTATTTCGCAAATTTTCATTGATATAGAGAgctaaaaatcattttgttgGACTACTTTTTTCTGTGACTTATAGACTGGGACACCATCAGAGGATTAATCACCATCAAATCCATCCCAATCATGTAAGAGTGCCAAAGCAGGGATCACAGCACAATTCTCTAATAATGGCACAACAGACGCAAATGAAACAACAGCCACAGAATACTCCAGCTGGGCATATGAGTGGTGGTGCTAGTGGGGCTCCTCAGATAGCACAACATCATCCCCAGCCGAAGaagcagcagcagcagaaacCACAATTGCAAGTTCCACAGAATCAAAATTCTCAATCATCACAGAGACATTTGCAGGCTATTGATACCAAGCCAAGTCCATCAAGTGAGTGATAAAGTTTACTCCACCATTTTAGAAGGATAAATTTCATTAAAGggtcgtttgttttttttttttttttttttatcttctctTTAGCAACTAATACACCACAAAATGGACCAAATATTCCAACAGTGTCTGCTGTTTCGGCGACTTCGGTAGCGACGTCGCTGGAGAGCAAACCCAAAATTGAGATATCTGGTCCTGAAGATACTTCAAAGGAGAAATCACAACAGTCTGCAACATGTGAAACCTTGGCAAACATTAAAGAGAAAACTCCAATGTGTCTTGTAAATGAACTAGCACGACACAATAAGGTATGTTATCTTGATTTAAAGTAGcttgaaattcttttattacctTCAGAACAATGGATGGTCTTTAATGATTTCCGAAAATCATTTCTGGCAGGAACATTTgctaacaaaatattttgtgatgtttttttttctgagataTTGACGATCATTACTTTGTATTTAGTTatacgaaaaaaaagttaaattttatttatgattAAGAACAATGCGAAAAATGTTGATTGCACAGAGGAAACTTGGGGCAAAATTGACAGAATAAGGGAAGGGAAAACGGAAAATGTGCTGTTGAAGTCATTTCCCATAAGATATTGTAATAAAGTGTCTTTACCGATTTAGAAAAGGCAGAAAAGGAGAACTGGAGACAAATGCTAATTGACATTTTGCACCGTGTTTCTTGGAACAAAATTCTTTGCAAATCTAAAACGGACAACAGATTCCTATTTAACAGATACAAATTATTCCCAAGATATTCATTAATGGAtatctttggaaaataagtaggttaaaattgatatctcttctCTTAATGCTTCGTGGAACTCTGTATTTTTTTATCTTGCTCTACTCgttcaaaaaatattatgaatgaCTCAATCGAAAGCTTATCAAGAAAATTGCTCATAACGACCAAAGTAATTCAAagctaataaaataaattttcaaagaaaaattaataatcggTAATCGCGATAAATAGGTGGAAGTTGATCAGATTTGTCAGgtattcaaagacctttcaacaaattaaaattttgccaaTTTATTTACGAAATATGGCTCTATATAGCTGATTAATCTTTGAAAATCCTATTTGAGTTCGTCCTTAAATTCAGCATCAGGGGGGAGTGAatcacctttgaattgggtagtgttaaccctctaacggtgttttctttaatatgcgaaaaaaaaaagttctaaaacaatgttttttaggataattatgatccaataaagtcgaaaaaaccatccattcttcattatcttttttactttaggcgctaggtgagaaaatataaaaattttttgaaactctttttgcttctaaaatccacatttttagttttttcaatttttttaaataaaataccgtcgttgcgggtgactttgcacgttttttcgctatttttcaactttaccctctaaaagtggatagttaaagtgaagggaggggggtttttgagtaaaattatttgtattcaattgttaatgaatggattttgtgccactagcattaattttataaaattttactatgtttaaaaaaatcaagaaaaaaggcttgcactggggataaggtgcgggtgactttgcactttttaataaataccaaaaaatcaacaatttctgataataaacgacaatgaagatcttcacatctaagggtaagatgcacgagatctgcaagatgacatgatcgccatcttgatttgacgtttctgtccgccattttgaataactgtcaaaacctaaaactggtccgattgagttgaaattttagtatgttgtagctgatgtcaagaccttttcagaacgtatctatgtcccagtctacgtcaagtatttacctagatacagaggctcaaattttaaaattttgaaatcatcatatttttgcgatctttatttactaatccttaattttaaaatctaaatgaaatgcctcagtaaccattaaaaatggttgaggcttttattttatatatttatttactcttacataattaaaaaaaaataaatgaaaagtgcatttattaatttttttattttttcatttttgcaaaaacagtttttcagatctttaaataatatgctgttataaagaaaaacattacttttctctttgtttgttatttagatctcatcgcctaacgatagtactgtcttttttgtgatgatttcgataaaagaagctctccgtagttctgtattcatgaaagtgtcaaaattttgaacttggagctcctgtatccaggcaatcgcttgaccgaggtcggatgttatatatgttctgaaaaggttttgacatcagctagaacatactaaaatttcagctcaatcgaaccagttttaggttttgacagttattcaaaatggcggacagaaacgtcaaataaagatggcgaccacaccatcttgtagatctcggtcactttatcttacattatcaaaaaattggataatttttagccaaatacttctataataaagctttagaaagaccattacatgcaactttataacataaatcatgcgttcttagaaagataatagggaaaaaaaaaatattttaataaaaataatcaacaaaatcgaagtggattattctagccagataaatttagaatagatttgggcaatttactactctgaaatcgattttaaaattgcaccttcagataactttttcacggagccgttttttgacaaaatacctatattagcatttcattgactattactgaaaccacaagaatccttttgaggatcattgtaccttacttggtacttaacatatccctatatactttgacatggtagaccggatcggcgaagactatcaataagtgctagaattgttcaaagtctcacgaacaggagagtgcaaagtcaccccccgagtgcaaagtcacccgcaacgacggtatacgaagtagaatgacatatctttcagtcaaaaataagtttattttagtcagataactttaaatcggtatttttatgattattataattaatttactttttgaaaaaccaatgaGCTCTCTGAATCaataataaaatcatcaaaatcggattcaAATAGGATTTTATGcggattttttttcaagtaaagTATAAAGTCTAAAAATCTTTTTGATCTAAGAACATTTTTTGGGATATTATAAAGCTTGAAGATccattttcttaaataaaaagctACTCAGATCCATAAGAACGATTTATACTTTTGTCTAAATCTACTAAATTTGTTAAACACGGTGCAGAAATGaactaaaaaatgattttttttatagaacatTCCCCACGTGGATATTTTTCTAAAGGTTCTAAtagtttttattgatttttaattaaagtcaaatttaggaaaattttatttttttttttgcaattttcgaaaaaattacgTTCTTTGTATTTGGAACACGTTTTTTAAATATCCTCTTCTCTTCTAAAATCCTGGCTACGCCCTTGGTTACAGTAATGTaactcaaaatcgtaaatctttatttttctcaCTCAAgttatttaactaaaattttcaggttcttttttttcaaaatttgaaatttaccgAGACgaaagtcaaaaaggactgtcagttcttgggaaattaacgatatccttcggaaaatttacaattttgacaatttattactcgaaaacggcttagccgatcttaatgaaattcggaaCAAAGTCGATGCatgacttaagctttaaataaatatttttagattttccctctgactgCTCCATCTGGTAGCTCCTATACAAACTTGCCATGTTTTAAAGCCATCGCATATTACagggcaacaaaacgaaaactttttttCGTTTAGTGGTAAATCacaggtattttcggagtccttggtgtatcttgaacatatGACCCGAAGAAACTTACAgtccatcacgtcaactttTTCAGATACCTTAAAGTAAAGGTTCTTAAGGAATTGGTAGAACTATTTATatgaaacttgttttttttttaataacggCATATCGTAAGTTGTTGGCGTCAAAAAACGTTTTCTAAAACAGGAactcaaggaaaattttcccaaaagaaaccgtatccctatctctcttgtatccagattttcctcaaatatcctcgaatattctttaattccgtTAAACGTATTTCCTCGATTGCATCCTTTGGCGTCTTTAGAGAAACATTCCCTTTAAAAAAGGAGCTAGGATTGCTGAAATTCATAGGGTTGTAAGGGTAccgttactaaagaattttaacaaaaggttctcagtataattaattaaaacattttttttctctgaatttattaTTCGAAGTATTTAAGTAACGGTATCTTTTAGGACCCTCCAATCTTTAGaggttttaattcttttttcaagaagaatattactGGATAAGAGACATTTCCCTTGATACGatccttttttttatgaatttggaggatggtaaaagatttataaggaagatctggaaaattgcaaGGAAAATGAAGAGACAAATATATGGTTTGTTCCAGGAGTCCTTTGAGTccttctttacaaattattcttagaaacgaccaatatacgattaaccgttattgtataaaaggagttttgcaaaaacaaaatcattacaattcttatacatatgttttatgctctagtgcttttcctacatatttttggggttggtcccggaacaaaagttgttaccttttccaatacctattcgatggtataggtctcattcgtaGCGAAAGGTTAGACcgttttgcccaatgtcctttatGGATAAATTCCGAAGTCAAGAATGTAATTTATGCTGAAGTAAAAACTTGACGAACAAGGCATTGCAAGCTATTTATAAAAAGGCGTTAACCTGGGGTAACAGGCCAGTTTGACTTATGGGGTGGTTACTAAAAATGCGAGcttgatatctctaaccatttgatCTATAAAGAAATAGCAAACAGTCGGAAAAAAGATAAGAAAAGACATATTGGGGCGGAATTAATAACAACCTAGCAAGCAGggttagctgaaaaaagcagcgttttcagcatatttttgctgaatcgataagcaaaaatatgctgtcCGGTCAGCAAGCAGTTCGCGAAACTGAACAAAacgagtgtcgttttaaggttagcagaattcagaaGAGAAtacataaatatgttttcagctgaattgaaatcggttagcatttggtttTCGCTGGGCAGGGGAATCTTTGTTCTGTCTTTGATTTCACACAAATAGAACCTTATTAGAAGATTTAGGGCTAATTCAATGTTAATAAATGCTTTGTGTTAGATACAACATCAATATCGACTAACTGGGGAGCAGGGTCCAGCTcacaagaaaaaattcaccgtgatattgaaattgggcGAAGAGGAGTACACAGCTGAGGGTCCGAGTATAAAGAAGGCTCAGCATTCGGCTGCAGCTCAGGCCATCAGTACCACAAAATACAAGCATCCACCTACAAAGACAAATCGTATTCGCGGTGCGAGTAAGATCAATGAGAGTCATGTGGGTAATATTACGCCAACAGTTGAGCTCAATGCGCTGGCCATGAAACGCGGTGAGCAGACGATTTATGTGACTGAGCATCCTGCCAAGGGGCTCAATGGTATGCAACCGCCACCTTATGGACAATCCGGTGCCAATGGCGTTGCGGGCAATTTTGTACCATCGCATCACCTCAATCCACATGCATCCAACTACAATCATCCACCATCGTATGGAAATTACCAGAATCGGAATATGCCCAACATGTACCCGCAACAGATGTCACGGTATCATGGGTACGACAAGAGGCCAATGGGCAGGGGAGGCTTTCCACAGCGCAATGCACCAGCAATGCCACAAGGAGGGGGCGGCTTTTGCAGTGGGGGAAACAACTTTGAGCCATATCGAGTGACATTGACAGTGGGCGAGAGGAAATTTGTCGGCGTGGGAGCAACGCAACAGGCTGCAAGGCATGATGCTGCTGCCAGAGCTCTAGAAGTATTGAAACCTATTACAAGTGATACGACAAATCAAGATCTATCGCTTGTAGAGGATATCAATTCTGAACTGAAATCGCCCATATCGCTAGTGCATGAAATGGCATTGAAAAGGAATCTCGCTGTGGCATTTGAGGTGAAAACTGAAAAAGGGCCACCACACATGAAGATCTTTATCACAATTTGCACCGTGGGAACAATTAAGGTAAGTCTTCCCTTAATTTCATTCTATTGTAATTCATTTAAATGtataataatttttccaaaGGTAATGATAAGGAGAAGAACGAGTTCCTAAATTAAAtgttagggtaaatgtgccaaatttcggccactttgagtgtaatttcggccaagcaactaaattaattaaaattatggactTTATTCTTCAcggagaaaaaaagggggtgcgattaactttttttccttgtaactttaacaccttttgaagtgtaaaattaacatgaaaaagggtaactttaacccctgatacacctaaaaagcataatatttacaccgatttcggatcaataatgcaggataaaattaacatttccggaatgttattttaactttttcggatttctcgcaGTGTTCGAATACTCAATGATTTCTCTTTCTTCTAAATATTTATCCTTTTTAGAATGCAATAacactaaaatatttatattttgtgtataATTTGTGTTATAAAAACTTCGGTGTTCAAAGAGTCTTGCAAAAAAATGTGACAGTCCGCTTGTGTCGTTGGCAGTCTAGTAGTTTGTGGTTAagtgcaaatatttttctttcgagttttttttattaaaattgataagttttcattaaagattgttttagTTCATGTTAATAGGGAATCGTTCTTTAGATTCTGAGTAAAATTTCCTAGAGATGTTTACTATTCCGGATATTGTTGTGTTTTATTGTTATATTGTTTTTAGATGGGAGGTGATGTTTACTATTCCGGCCACATCTTTGGTTTccccaaaattctgaattttttaGTTCTTTTTCAAGTTATGGGTTGTAAAACgcccaaagaaaaaaaagaaagcatcGCCTCTGTGGAAAAGgtcttaggggaaactggggcaccaccaaacacggggtagcaccaaacactgcaattttttaataagatattAGACTTTACAGGACAATAATTCTAAAagtttttaggcattatagggatgcttgtccactgaagaaatgatcgagatagtccaatgtccaaatagtttagaaataaaaattagtggtggtgccccagtttcccctatattagaTCATTAGATTTGGGAGTCTGAACATTATTTACAGGTATCAAGTTCAAATCTTTAGGTCTTCTGGATAAATTACACGAGTTATCTtaataaatgtattaaattaaatattaaactcattccatatagtcaagtgtgctaatccgggcgcttcgctatctggatcatttatgactaatccacttaaaataatatttttatttttatttccgtaagtcactacagtaacataatataactattcaagtttgagaaaaagcaaaaattatatttttatccattaaataagtcagtgtaatcgactcatttcaatcttgtaccagctgggtttttcactaaaaattttctagcagtaatattttcgctaatgacagctggttgattgaaaacctTAATtactttttccttgtgaaaaaagtattttaaatccaaaggtttaattaaaagtgaattagcgaaaaggcgacccaattagtgcatgctgacttatttcatattttcattattttataaattttctttaatatttttgataattatttCCTATAttgtgtttctgaatgaaacagtgaataattctatggatttagaagaagtaaaaaaatttcatcaatccaaaaacaagcgtttaattAGCActtttcggaaaacgatccagttaccttACTGTTGGGGTATTCTTGCTATATGACATTACGCAATTTTTTATCCGTTGTTTTGCACAAGGTGGTCACAAACCAGGCggccgaaattccactcaaagtggccggaatacaacccaaaaattaaaagaaagcaATATCATAAACTACTTTTCAGGGTTTCAAAAAACCTTCCCaaacaagaagaaaaaagaaatttcaatatgtattaaaaatattacatttcaaacttaggactttgatgcttatttgcaactatgccgaaatttgacatcCTTACCCTAAACTCTCGCagattttatccattttatccctttaaggacgattgggacaccggtgtcccataaagaaaataatttttcatgactacctaaagttatttttttctaatgtctgtacataattgtaaagttgaaggttgaaggaatcttttttgcaagtctctagctatttgctatgtagtaaatatttaagctcaaaaatggcgaatttttaaattctcaaaatcataattgattttatttattttttatacttctaatattttttaagcaaaaccccttttggcaataaaaactataatactcatacgtaatatttttcattaaaacgaaaaatattattcattggtattgtcagaaaaattacttaagtttttgggctatttttgtccctatcgttcatagaagcacaaaatacactgaataagactctgttggactttccaaggttagatgtaagaattattattgattatgtttctcagtttagtttttattgttgatttttagtccgtaaaaagtgtctcgtcgttaaagggttaaccaatAAATAGTAGGTCTTTTAGATGAA
Proteins encoded in this window:
- the LOC129802622 gene encoding double-stranded RNA-binding protein Staufen homolog 2 is translated as MMHHNSHPSHHPHMHPQMHPSLQQQHPPQHLGQQMPPHHMPPNMNHHSAAGSHHGFPRDQMNRLGHHQRINHHQIHPNHVRVPKQGSQHNSLIMAQQTQMKQQPQNTPAGHMSGGASGAPQIAQHHPQPKKQQQQKPQLQVPQNQNSQSSQRHLQAIDTKPSPSTTNTPQNGPNIPTVSAVSATSVATSLESKPKIEISGPEDTSKEKSQQSATCETLANIKEKTPMCLVNELARHNKIQHQYRLTGEQGPAHKKKFTVILKLGEEEYTAEGPSIKKAQHSAAAQAISTTKYKHPPTKTNRIRGASKINESHVGNITPTVELNALAMKRGEQTIYVTEHPAKGLNGMQPPPYGQSGANGVAGNFVPSHHLNPHASNYNHPPSYGNYQNRNMPNMYPQQMSRYHGYDKRPMGRGGFPQRNAPAMPQGGGGFCSGGNNFEPYRVTLTVGERKFVGVGATQQAARHDAAARALEVLKPITSDTTNQDLSLVEDINSELKSPISLVHEMALKRNLAVAFEVKTEKGPPHMKIFITICTVGTIKTEGEGNGKKISKKRAAEAMLEELKKLPPISPTQRIIKQKRKPQDVVKKKSRNLIKEKDDPEYHAEVNPISKLIQIQQAKKEKEPIYTLAEERGVPRRREFVIEVAASGYSAVGVGSNKKVAKRLAAENLLALMGFAANGKDKINGESTEGSATGNSNPEKPKKVSFQDQNDTAPASTVNHGGSAGRQLVPGLLLMQQKDAPTSAKGDRGKNHVLNPQTTAAIAKEFLTGGTSPTADALNKNDSQTTKTINNNVNSEKSGEAKSPAATDGIRPKDQLLYLAELIGFTAQFSDFPKGNHGEFLTLITLSTDPPQLCHGSGNSIEASHDQASTEMMLMLSKLGLDNVHPVNTQSTSTPTVDEKKPKPFISLKK